A genomic stretch from Solanum stenotomum isolate F172 chromosome 8, ASM1918654v1, whole genome shotgun sequence includes:
- the LOC125872599 gene encoding uncharacterized protein LOC125872599, whose amino-acid sequence MAQLEKFSHSSRSSPKSNSTTFEQLLPGNERSWSTSSSPTAYYDHEEYTPTHGKKSVISKVKEKAKKLKHSLSGRKKMQENDVHDDNNAPSWGVTLDDDDEEDVDPEYLGAPMYESELAPEPLKEAARQHPRADPVLSEKHVTPRSIKRNQVFEHDNNMEKLLDSPSKTITETVTERLAPAYAAVSDATHVFASKISNLTLSNTDNHESDIQKTPKNVHFANVNKLGQNVDQNANALTSPVKKWDKGISVKEYFAEKFEPGEGERSLSQIITEAMSPRHSSSSDIGIMEKMKGAVTSFIQPEFSPKSSTIKSIKSASASNIPVSTSDIMSPKNVIIARNNNLPQDNPITMPHKSHLSTTNDPSSISQIPEFHSARSSPLIPISSSSQEVIEEQNHERILQPN is encoded by the exons ATGGCTCAACTTGAAAAGTTTTCACACTCATCCAGAAGTAGTCCCAAGTCTAATTCAACAACTTTTGAACAACTTTTACCAG GAAATGAAAGGAGTTGGTCAACAAGTTCATCCCCAACAGCTTATTATGATCATGAAGAATATACACCAACTCATGGCAAGAAATCAGTTATCTccaaagtaaaagaaaaggcaaaaaaaCTCAAACACAGTTTAAGTGGTAGgaaaaaaatgcaagaaaatgaTGTTCATGATGACAATAACGCACCTTCATGGGGTGTTACGTTGGATGAcgatgatgaagaagatgtaGATCCTGAATATCTTGGTGCTCCAA TGTATGAATCAGAATTGGCACCTGAGCCATTAAAGGAGGCAGCACGACAACATCCACGAGCAGATCCAGTGTTATCTGAGAAACATGTTACTCCTAGAAGCATCAAACGCAATCAGGTTTTTGAACACGATAATAATATGGAGAAATTACTTGATAGTCCAAGTAAAACCATAACAGAAACTGTTACGGAGAGATTGGCACCAGCTTATGCTGCAGTATCTGATGCAACACACGTGTTTGCTTCTAAAATCTCAAATCTCACTCTATCAAACACCGATAACCATGAATCTGATATccaaaaaacaccaaaaaatgtTCACTTTGCTAATGTgaataaattgggacaaaatgTAGACCAAAATGCTAACGCTCTTACAAGTCCAGTTAAAAAATGGGACAAAGGTATTTCAGTGAAAGAGTACTTTGCAGAAAAGTTTGAGCCCGGTGAAGGCGAAAGATCACTTTCACAGATCATAACTGAGGCTATGAGCCCTAGGCATTCATCTTCCAGTGATATAG GTATAATGGAGAAAATGAAGGGGGCTGTAACTTCATTTATTCAGCCTGAATTTTCCCCAAAATCATCAACAATAAAAAGCATCAAATCAGCATCAGCTTCCAATATTCCAGTTTCTACAAGTGACATAATGTCTCCTAAGAATGTAATTATCGCTAGGAATAATAATTTGCCTCAGGATAATCCCATTACTATGCCTCATAAGAGTCATTTATCTACTACTAATGACCCTTCATCAATATCACAAATTCCTGAGTTCCACAGTGCAAGATCATCACCACTCATTCCTATCTCCTCCAGTAGTCAAGAAG TTATTGAGGAACAAAACCATGAGAGGATTCTCCAACCAAACTGA
- the LOC125872593 gene encoding protein TOC75-3, chloroplastic — protein sequence MASIAAHGLAIPVNRSHRRLNSANTTTGTSVTAASLHPLKIKSKLPTFSSSQNPKPSSSNTRDNSNIFASEQLQNVVKTSAAIGAGLYALSSGVSNVLVSGNGGGGSGGGGYGGGGGGGGGGDSFWSKIFSPAAIAGEEESQEWDSHGLPANIVVQLNKLSGFKKYKVSDILFFDRRRGSTVGTEDSFFEMLSLRPGGVYTKAQLQKELETLATSGMFEKVDLDAKTNPDGTVGVTISFLESTWQSADKFRCINVGLMPQSKPIEMDADMTEKEKLEYFNSQEQDYRRRIERSRPCLLPVSVQREILQLLREKGTVSARLLQKIRDKVQQWYHDNGYACAQVVNFGNLNTKEVVCEVVEGDITQMVIQFQDKLGNVCEGNTQYPVVRRELPRQLRQGKVFNIEAGKQALRNINSLALFSNIEVNPRPDEKNEGGIIVEIKLKELEQKSAEVSTEWSIVPGRGGRPTLASIQPGGTVSFEHRNLYGLNRSILGSVTTSNFLNPQDDLAFKLEYVHPYLDGVYNPRNRTLRTSCFNSRKLSPVFTGGPGVDEVPPIWVDRAGLKANITENFTRQSKFTYGLVMEEITTRDESSHISARGQRVLPSGGISADGPPTTLSETGIDRMAFLQANITRDNTKFINGTIVGERNVFQVDQGLGVGTKFPFFNRHQLTMTQFIQLKQVEEGAGKAPPPVLVLHGHYGGCVGDLPSYDAFTLGGPYSVRGYNMGEIGAARNIVELAAELRIPVRNTHVYAFAEHGNDLGTSKDVKGNPTEVYRRMGHGSSYGVGVKLGLVRAEYAVDHNSGTGAVFFRFGERF from the exons ATGGCGTCCATCGCCGCTCATGGTCTTGCAATTCCCGTCAACCGTTCTCACCGCCGGCTCAATTCAGCTAACACAACCACCGGTACCTCTGTCACTGCTGCTTCACTCCATCCCCTTAAAATCAAGTCAAAACTACCGACATTTTCATCTTcgcaaaaccctaaaccctcatCCTCAAACACCCGTGATAATTCTAACATTTTTGCCTCAGAACAGCTCCAAAATGTGGTGAAAACCTCCGCCGCCATTGGTGCTGGTCTTTACGCGCTCTCCAGTGGTGTGTCTAATGTTCTCGTCAGTGGGAACGGTGGTGGTGGATCCGGAGGAGGTGGTTATGgcggtggaggtggaggtggaggcGGTGGAGATAGTTTCTGGTCGAAGATTTTCTCTCCTGCCGCGATTGCAGGAGAAGAGGAATCACAGGAATGGGATTCGCATGGATTGCCGGCGAATATTGTGGTACAGCTGAACAAGCTCAGTGGGTTTAAGAAGTATAAGGTTTCCGACATCCTTTTCTTCGACCGCCGTCGTGGGTCGACGGTTGGGACGGAGGATTCGTTCTTCGAAATGCTATCCTTGCGGCCAGGTGGTGTTTACACAAAGGCGCAGCTCCAGAAAGAGCTAGAAACGCTAGCAACCAGTGGAATGTTTGAAAAAGTTGATCTTGATGCGAAGACTAACCCTGATGGGACAGTCGGGGTTACTATATCCTTCTTGGAAAGCACTTGGCAGTCAGCTGATAAGTTTAGGTGTATCAATGTTGGGCTAATGCCACAGTCGAAGCCCATAGAGATGGATGCAGACATGACGGAGAAGGAGAAATTGGAGTACTTTAATAGCCAGGAACAGGATTATAGGAGGAGGATTGAAAGGTCTAGGCCATGTTTGTTGCCGGTGTCTGTGCAAAGGGAAATTTTGCAGTTGTTGAGGGAAAAAGGAACAGTTAGTGCCAGGTTGCTGCAGAAGATTAGGGATAAAGTGCAGCAGTGGTATCATGACAATGGGTATGCTTGTGCTCAAGTAGTGAACTTTGGAAATTTGAATACAAAGGAGGTTGTTTGTGAGGTGGTGGAAGGGGATATTACTCAAATGGTAATTCAGTTTCAGGATAAGCTGGGCAATGTATGTGAAGGTAACACTCAGTATCCGGTCGTCCGGAGAGAATTGCCTAGGCAG CTTCGTCAAGGGAAAGTTTTCAACATTGAAGCTGGAAAACAAGCTTTGAGAAATATAAATTCTCTAGCCCTCTTCTCTAATATTGAAGTCAACCCTCGCCCCGATGAAAAGAATGAGGGAGGGATAATTGTTGAAATTAAGCTTAAGGAATTGGAACAGAAGTCAGCTGAAGTCAGTACTGAATGGAGCATTGTCCCAGGACGTGGAGGTCGCCCCACATTG GCTTCAATTCAACCAGGTGGAACTGTTTCATTTGAGCATCGGAATCTTTACGGGCTCAATCGCTCAATTCTTGGTTCAGTTACTACTAGTAACTTCCTCAATCCTCAG GATGATCTTGCATTTAAGTTGGAGTATGTTCATCCTTATTTAGATGGTGTTTATAATCCTCGAAACCGTACACTCCGTACTAGCTGCTTCAACAGCAGAAAGTTGAGTCCTGTCTTTACTGGGGGGCCTGGAGTAGATGAAGTCCCTCCCATTTGGGTTGATCGCGCTGGACTTAAAGCCAACATTACTGAG AATTTCACTCGTCAGAGTAAATTCACTTATGGACTTGTGATGGAAGAAATAACAACACGTGATGAAAGCAGCCACATCTCTGCTCGTGGACAGAGGGTATTGCCAAGTGGTGGAATTAGTGCAGATGGACCTCCCACTACCCTTAGTGAAACTGGCATTGACCGCATGGCATTTTTACAAGCTAACATTACACGAGATAACACCAAGTTCATAAATGGGACAATAGTTGGTGAGAGGAATGTGTTCCAG GTCGATCAAGGACTTGGAGTGGGCACTAAGTTCCCTTTCTTTAACCGTCACCAGCTGACAATGACCCAATTTATCCAGTTAAAGCAAGTAGAAGAAGGTGCTGGTAAGGCTCCACCACCTGTTCTAGTCCTCCATGGCCATTACGGTGGATGTGTTGGAGATCTTCCCAGTTATGATGCTTTCACACTTGGGGGACCTTATTCAGTCCGGGGTTACAATATGGGAGAGATAGGTGCAGCTAGAAATATTGTTGAG TTGGCTGCTGAGCTGCGGATACCTGTTAGAAACACACATGTGTATGCATTTGCAGAACATGGAAATGATCTTGGGACTTCAAAAGATGTCAAAGGAAACCCAACAGAGGTCTATAGGAGGATGGGTCATGGCTCCTCATATGGTGTCGGAGTAAAACTAGGTCTAGTACGAGCAGAATATGCTGTTGACCACAATTCTGGAACTGGGGCAGTATTCTTCCGTTTTGGAGAGAGATTCTAG
- the LOC125872602 gene encoding transcription factor PCL1-like, with the protein MGEEVNLTDDEYSGGNDDRLLWEVGLPDIDDLTPLTLQLIPSELAAAFRISPELSKTMADVNRASQNTFSSLQRWHSQDMASMNNSYFKPFSYERTREETVTERDETDLIREGSDPRKLRRVESGGTEEGDSSLCNENFADDSSAKTPKRPRLVWTPQLHKRFIEVVAHLGIKGAVPKTIMQLMNVEGLTRENVASHLQKYRLYTKRMQPNEGPSSSDHLFTSTPAAESMRESSEGGHLRNTNGHMATPTLMPYQPQMVPMPMMGMPNGGHVGMPVGYGGGPPLGFHHHYNMVPQRDWSGNNFGYYHPVASNDK; encoded by the coding sequence ATGGGTGAAGAAGTGAACCTAACCGACGATGAATACAGCGGTGGTAACGATGACAGACTTCTCTGGGAGGTTGGACTTCCCGACATCGATGATCTCACGCCGTTGACTCTGCAGTTGATTCCCTCGGAACTCGCTGCTGCGTTCAGAATATCGCCGGAATTGTCAAAGACGATGGCCGATGTAAATCGTGCTTCGCAGAATACGTTTTCTTCTCTCCAGAGATGGCACTCACAGGATATGGCTTCGATGAATAACTCATATTTCAAGCCGTTTAGCTATGAGAGGACTAGAGAAGAGACTGTTACTGAAAGAGATGAAACGGATCTGATAAGAGAGGGATCCGACCCGAGGAAGCTCCGACGGGTTGAATCCGGAGGCACTGAGGAGGGTGATTCATCTCTGTGTAACGAGAATTTTGCGGATGATTCCTCTGCTAAGACTCCGAAGCGGCCCAGACTTGTTTGGACGCCGCAGTTACACAAGCGTTTTATTGAAGTGGTGGCGCACTTAGGTATCAAAGGGGCTGTGCCGAAAACAATTATGCAGCTTATGAATGTGGAAGGATTGACGAGAGAGAACGTAGCAAGTCATTTACAGAAATACAGATTGTATACGAAGAGAATGCAGCCGAACGAGGGTCCTTCTTCGTCTGATCATTTGTTTACTTCCACACCGGCGGCAGAGAGTATGCGTGAGTCCAGTGAGGGTGGTCACCTGCGCAATACTAATGGCCACATGGCAACGCCAACTCTGATGCCGTACCAACCACAAATGGTGCCTATGCCAATGATGGGAATGCCAAATGGAGGACATGTAGGCATGCCTGTTGGTTACGGGGGTGGACCGCCACTTGGGTTTCATCATCACTATAATATGGTGCCGCAGCGGGACTGGTCTGGAAATAATTTTGGTTACTATCATCCTGTTGCTTCTAATGATAAGTAG
- the LOC125872592 gene encoding pumilio homolog 2-like — protein MLSEFGPSPMLGNNENSFGDEFDKEIGMSLREQRRQEADDHEKELNLYRSGSAPPTIEGSLSAVGGLFNNNGFRSEEELRSDPAYLSYYYANVNLNPRLPPPLLSKEDWRFAQRMQGGSSAIGDRRKVNKNDNGSSSGRSLFAMPPGFNSIKAENENESDKLQGSVEWGGDGLIGLPGLGLGSKQKSIAEIFQDDLSRVTPAPGPPSRPASRNAFDESSDNLGSAEAELSHLRHEFSTSDPLRSVSNGQGSSAAQHVGAPASFTYAAALGASLSRSTTPDAQRIARAPSPSLTPIGGGRVATSEKRSVNSPNSFNGVSHTAESADLLAALSSMNLSNGSQNNSQQHAYLKRSESAQFNMSSKSHSAKGPYIDTGAGNKSDLNSSNLHDDLHRSAVASNNSYVKGSQTSTLNGGGGVLSQYQHMDSPSNYGLGSHSVNPVTSHLGNYNLPPLFETAAAASGMALPGMDSRMLGASHLNSGVSEQNLGRMGNQMSGSALQASFMDPMYLQYLTAEYVAQVAALNDPSMDRNYMGNSYMDLLQKAYLGNALSPKSQYGVPLSSKGSGSSHHGYYANPAFGVGLSYPGSPLASPVVPNSPVGPGSPMRHGDYNMRFPGAMRNITSGVIGSWHLDNMENSFASSLLEEFKSNKTRCFELSEITGHVVEFSADQYGSRFIQQKLETATPEEKNMVFQEIIPQALTLMTDVFGNYVIQKFFEHGMACQRRELASKLFSHVLTLSLQMYGCRVIQKAIEVVDVDQKIKMVEELDGHVMRCVRDQNGNHVVQKCIECVPEEHIQFIISTFFGQVVNLSTHPYGCRVIQRVLEHCCDAITQSKVMEEILGSVSMLAQDQYGNYVIQHVLEHGKPHERSAIIKELAGKIVQMSQQKFASNVVEKCLAFGGASERQLLVDEMLGTTDENEPLQAMMKDQFANYVVQKVLETCSDQQRELILSRIKVHLNALKKYTYGKHIVARVEKLVAAGERRIAAQSPNLA, from the exons aTGCTATCTGAATTTGGTCCAAGTCCAATGCTTGGAAACAATGAGAATTCGTTTGGTGATGAGTTTGACAAAGAGATAGGAATGTCACTTCGTGAACAGAGGAGACAAGAAGCTGATGATCATGAAAAGGAGCTGAATTTGTATAGAAGTGGGTCAGCTCCACCTACTATTGAGGGTTCTTTAAGTGCAGTAGGTGGGTTGTTTAACAATAATGGGTTCAGGTCTGAAGAGGAGCTTAGGTCTGATCCTGCTTACTTATCGTACTATTACGCGAATGTTAATCTTAACCCTAGGTTACCTCCACCACTGTTGTCTAAGGAGGATTGGAGGTTTGCACAGAGGATGCAAGGAGGGAGTTCTGCAATTGGGGATAGGAGGAAGGTGAACAAGAATGATAATGGGAGTAGTAGTGGGAGGTCACTCTTTGCTATGCCTCCGGGGTTTAACTCGATAAAAGCTGAGAACGAGAATGAGTCAGACAAATTGCAGGGTTCAGTAGAGTGGGGTGGTGATGGGCTGATTGGGTTACCAGGACTAGGACTAGGTAGTAAACAGAAGAGCATTGCTGAAATATTTCAG GATGACTTGAGCCGTGTGACTCCTGCTCCTGGTCCCCCTTCACGACCAGCTAGCCGCAATGCTTTTGATGAAAGTAGTGATAACTTGGGTTCAGCAGAAGCTGAGCTGTCTCACCTCCGTCATGAGTTTTCAACTTCAGATCCTTTAAGGTCAGTATCTAATGGACAAGGCTCATCTGCTGCTCAACATGTTGGGGCGCCTGCTTCCTTTACATATGCTGCTGCTTTGGGGGCTTCCTTATCAAGAAGCACTACTCCTGATGCCCAGCGCATTGCTAGGGCTCCTAGCCCTTCCCTCACTCCTATCGGTGGAGGAAGGGTAGCCACTTCTGAGAAGAGGAGCGTTAATAGTCCAAATTCATTTAATGGTGTCTCTCACACTGCCGAGTCTGCAGATCTGCTTGCTGCTTTGTCTAGCATGAATCTTTCAAATG GTAGTCAGAATAACTCTCAGCAGCATGCATATCTGAAGAGATCTGAATCTGCTCAGTTTAATATGTCGTCTAAATCTCACTCTGCTAAAGGACCATATATTGACACTGGTGCTGGCAACAAGTCAGACCTTAACAGTTCTAACCTCCATGACGATCTGCACAGATCTGCAGTTGCCTCTAATAATTCTTATGTGAAAGGATCTCAAACGTCCACACTGAATGGTGGAGGTGGTGTACTTTCTCAATATCAGCATATGGATAGTCCTTCCAATTATGGTTTAGGTAGTCATTCCGTCAATCCAGTGACAAGCCATCTTGGCAACTATAATCTGCCTCCTTTGTTTGAAACTGCTGCTGCCGCGTCTGGGATGGCTTTACCTGGAATGGACTCTCGAATGCTAGGGGCATCTCATTTGAACTCTGGTGTCTCAGAGCAGAATCTCGGCAGAATGGGAAATCAAATGTCTGGGAGTGCTTTACAGGCATCCTTCATGGATCCTATGTATCTTCAGTACTTGACAGCTGAATATGTTGCACAGGTTGCCGCACTGAATGATCCTTCGATGGATAGGAACTACATGGGCAATTCCTATATGGACTTGCTTCAGAAAGCTTATCTTGGTAATGCATTATCTCCGAAGTCACAATATGGTGTCCCACTCAGCAGTAAAGGTAGTGGTTCAAGTCATCATGGCTATTATGCCAATCCTGCATTTGGAGTCGGTTTATCATATCCTGGAAGTCCCTTGGCAAGTCCTGTCGTTCCAAACTCTCCAGTTGGTCCTGGTAGTCCAATGAGGCACGGTGATTATAATATGAGGTTCCCTGGTGCAATGAGAAACATAACTTCAGGTGTAATAGGATCATGGCACTTGGATAACATGGAAAACAGCTTTGCTTCCTCTCTATTGGAAGAGTTCAAGAGTAATAAGACCAGGTGTTTTGAGCTTTCAGAAATTACTGGTCACGTTGTCGAGTTCAG TGCGGATCAGTATGGTAGCCGGTTCATCCAACAAAAACTGGAAACTGCCACCCCTGAGGAGAAAAACATGGTTTTTCAGGAAATTATTCCCCAAGCTCTTACTTTGATGACTGATGTTTTTGGTAATTACGTAATCCAGAAG TTTTTTGAACATGGAATGGCATGTCAGAGGAGAGAATTGGCTAGCAAGCTCTTTAGCCATGTATTAACACTGAGCCTTCAGATGTATGGTTGCCGCGTGATTCAGAAG GCAATAGAAGTGGTAGATGTGGACCAGAAGATTAAAATGGTTGAGGAGCTTGATGGTCATGTCATGCGTTGTGTACGAGATCAGAATGGGAATCATGTCGTCCAGAAGTGTATTGAATGTGTACCAGAAGAACACATTCAATTCATCATCTCTACATTTTTTGGTCAAGTTGTGAATCTCTCCACCCATCCATATGGCTGTCGTGTAATTCAG AGAGTATTGGAACACTGCTGTGATGCAATTACACAAAGTAAAGTGATGGAAGAAATTCTGGGATCTGTTAGCATGTTGGCACAAGATCAATATGGTAATTATGTTATTCAG CATGTACTGGAGCATGGGAAGCCACACGAGCGTTCTGCTATTATTAAGGAACTAGCTGGGAAGATTGTGCAAATGAGCCAGCAGAAGTTTGCCTCTAATGTTGTTGAGAAGTGTCTAGCTTTTGGTGGTGCCAGCGAAAGGCAGCTCCTGGTGGATGAGATGCTCGGCACGACTGATGAAAATGAACCTCTTCAG GCAATGATGAAAGATCAGTTTGCAAATTATGTTGTACAGAAAGTTTTGGAAACGTGCAGTGATCAGCAACGTGAGCTGATCCTTTCTAGAATAAAGGTTCACTTGAATGCTCTGAAGAAATACACTTATGGAAAACACATTGTTGCTCGTGTTGAGAAACTTGTTGCAGCTGGAG AACGAAGAATTGCTGCTCAGTCTCCAAATCTTGCTTAG